From Virgibacillus natechei, the proteins below share one genomic window:
- the hemH gene encoding ferrochelatase, producing MSREKIGLLVMAYGTPYKEEDIERYYTHIRHGRKPAEDALQDLKDRYKAIGGISPLARITEQQAKAIEANLNAGQDEYEFKAYIGLKHIEPFIEDAVEEMAKDGIEQAVSIVLAPHYSTFSVKSYNQRASDEAAKHGVTSLASVESWYNAPGFINYWADQIDAVYNEIPNEEKENAVLVVSAHSLPEKILQDGDPYVEQLAETAKLIIEKTAIKNYEIGWQSEGNTPDPWLGPDVQDLTRDLYEQKGYRSFIYAPVGFISDHLEVLFDNDYECKVVCDELGANYYRPEMPNTHPLFIDTLADVVLKKVKREA from the coding sequence ATGAGTAGGGAAAAGATAGGATTATTGGTTATGGCGTACGGTACGCCATATAAAGAAGAAGATATCGAACGCTATTATACACATATTCGCCACGGAAGAAAGCCAGCTGAGGATGCATTGCAGGATTTAAAAGATCGGTATAAAGCTATTGGTGGTATTTCACCATTAGCTAGAATTACAGAACAACAAGCAAAAGCAATTGAAGCGAATCTTAATGCTGGGCAGGATGAATATGAATTCAAGGCATACATCGGCTTGAAGCATATTGAGCCATTCATTGAAGATGCAGTTGAAGAAATGGCAAAGGACGGGATCGAGCAAGCTGTTTCAATCGTTTTGGCTCCGCATTATTCTACATTCAGTGTGAAATCGTACAACCAACGTGCAAGTGATGAAGCAGCAAAACATGGCGTAACATCGCTTGCTTCTGTGGAGAGTTGGTACAATGCTCCAGGATTTATTAACTATTGGGCAGATCAAATTGATGCTGTTTATAATGAAATACCAAATGAAGAGAAGGAAAATGCTGTATTAGTTGTCTCTGCACATAGTTTGCCAGAGAAAATTTTACAAGATGGGGATCCATATGTAGAGCAGCTTGCTGAAACAGCGAAATTAATTATAGAAAAGACAGCGATTAAAAACTATGAAATTGGCTGGCAAAGTGAAGGGAATACACCTGATCCATGGCTTGGCCCGGATGTGCAGGATCTAACGCGTGATCTGTATGAACAAAAAGGCTATCGTTCGTTTATCTATGCACCAGTTGGCTTTATTTCGGATCACTTGGAAGTTTTATTTGACAATGATTATGAATGTAAAGTTGTATGTGATGAACTCGGAGCTAATTATTATCGTCCTGAGATGCCAAATACACATCCATTGTTTATCGACACATTAGCAGATGTTGTACTAAAAAAAGTGAAGCGTGAAGCGTAA
- the hemY gene encoding protoporphyrinogen oxidase: MADTKKIVIVGGGITGLSAAYYLQKEIKANQLPYEVKLVEASDRLGGKIKTMKRDGYTIEQGADSLLSRKRPAMKLVEELGIEDKMVRNGTGQSYILVKNKLHKMPKGAFMGIPTQVSPFLFSGIFSPKGKLRAGLDFMLPKGKAATDQSLGGFFRHRFGNELVDHLIEPLLSGIYTGDIDDMSLMATFPNFYNLEQEHRSLIRGLQKTMPKPTKSKGKNPGVFFSFENGLETLIDEVHNQLDEGTTKLNTAVDHVEKKEHGYHLLLSSGEVYKADAVIMAVPHFTLPKMFSQYDFFKSFKDIPATSTANVVLAFDQSAIKKDIDGTGFLVSRNSDYRITACTWTHKKWPQTTPEGKVLLRSYVGRPNDQSVVDLSDETIKEIVMNDLKKTMKITAEPEFSVITRWKDARAQYKVGHLEHIAKVRKEAREHVPGVFLTGSSYNGVGIPDCIGQGEQAVADVLDFLNR, encoded by the coding sequence ATGGCAGACACTAAAAAAATAGTTATTGTAGGTGGCGGTATTACAGGATTATCTGCGGCTTACTATTTACAGAAAGAAATAAAAGCTAATCAGCTTCCTTATGAAGTAAAGCTAGTTGAAGCAAGTGATCGTCTAGGTGGTAAAATTAAAACCATGAAACGTGACGGTTATACAATTGAACAAGGAGCAGATTCACTTTTATCCAGGAAAAGACCTGCCATGAAGCTTGTTGAGGAATTAGGGATTGAAGATAAAATGGTTCGAAATGGCACAGGCCAATCCTACATTTTAGTGAAAAACAAATTACACAAAATGCCTAAAGGAGCTTTTATGGGAATCCCCACACAGGTCAGTCCCTTTTTATTTTCAGGAATATTTTCTCCTAAGGGGAAATTACGTGCTGGGTTAGACTTTATGTTACCAAAAGGAAAAGCAGCAACAGACCAGTCACTTGGTGGTTTCTTTCGTCATCGCTTTGGAAATGAGTTGGTAGATCATTTAATTGAGCCATTGTTGTCAGGCATCTATACTGGTGATATTGATGATATGAGCTTAATGGCAACATTCCCTAACTTTTATAACTTGGAACAAGAACACCGTAGTTTAATAAGAGGACTACAGAAAACAATGCCTAAGCCAACGAAATCTAAAGGGAAAAATCCGGGTGTGTTTTTCTCATTTGAAAATGGTTTAGAGACATTGATTGATGAAGTTCATAACCAACTAGATGAAGGAACAACGAAATTAAACACAGCGGTCGATCATGTAGAGAAAAAAGAGCACGGCTATCATTTGTTACTGAGTAGTGGTGAAGTGTATAAGGCGGATGCAGTGATTATGGCTGTGCCTCATTTCACCTTACCGAAGATGTTTAGTCAATATGATTTCTTTAAATCATTTAAGGATATACCAGCTACCTCAACAGCAAATGTTGTTCTTGCTTTTGATCAATCTGCTATTAAAAAAGACATCGATGGGACAGGCTTTCTCGTGTCTAGAAATAGCGATTATCGCATAACTGCATGTACATGGACACATAAAAAATGGCCACAAACAACACCGGAAGGGAAAGTCCTTTTACGTAGCTATGTTGGAAGGCCAAATGATCAGTCTGTTGTGGACTTGTCCGATGAGACTATTAAGGAAATTGTTATGAATGATTTAAAGAAGACAATGAAAATAACGGCAGAACCTGAATTCAGTGTGATAACACGCTGGAAGGATGCAAGAGCACAATATAAGGTAGGACATCTGGAGCATATTGCTAAGGTGCGCAAAGAGGCCCGTGAACATGTACCTGGTGTATTTTTAACAGGGAGCTCCTATAATGGTGTTGGCATACCGGATTGTATTGGTCAAGGTGAACAAGCTGTTGCTGACGTGTTGGACTTTTTAAATAGGTAA
- the pepF gene encoding oligoendopeptidase F, with protein MTTKTRRLNREEVPDEQKWNLNDLFKSDEEWEKELNAIQEAVSEVTQYKGELGSSAQNLLNGLSAQEQLQIRITRVATYATLKSSADGTDPDNQRDTAKVSSALASISAKLSFVQSELLRLSDEAIDQFLQEEPKLKTFQKALHDIAEKKPYTLSPELEETLAALSEVHGAPYMIYGRSKSSDMEFDSITGEDGSELPMSAALYEDRYELAADKKTRRNAYDSFIKTLNQYKNTFAATYATEVKKQVTMSRLRSYDSVTDMLLQPQQVTKEMYNNQLDVIQQELAPHMRRYAKLKKEKLGLDELHFSDLKAPLDPTFNPETTYEEATSTIIEALEIMGPEYSEIMKKGIHKRWVDLSDNVGKQTGAFCASPYGVHPYILITWTDTMRGAFVLAHELGHAGHFFLAGENQSMVNTRPSTYFVEAPSTINELLLAKHLLHKTDDKRMKRWVITQLLGTYYHNFVTHLLEGEFQRRVYTLAEEGTPLTANVLSEQKREALENFWGDTVAFDEGAGLTWMRQPHYYMGLYPYTYSAGLTVSTAVAQKIETEGKPAVDRWLNVLKSGGSEKPLELIKQAGVDMSKPDAIREAVAYVGSLVDELEKSYE; from the coding sequence ATGACAACAAAAACAAGAAGATTGAACCGTGAAGAAGTTCCTGATGAGCAAAAATGGAATTTGAATGATTTATTCAAATCTGACGAGGAATGGGAAAAAGAACTGAATGCGATCCAAGAAGCAGTTAGTGAAGTTACACAATATAAAGGAGAATTAGGTTCAAGTGCACAGAACCTATTAAACGGCCTATCCGCTCAGGAGCAACTTCAAATAAGAATTACCAGAGTAGCTACCTATGCCACACTTAAATCAAGCGCGGATGGCACGGATCCTGACAATCAACGTGACACAGCAAAGGTCTCTTCAGCACTTGCATCTATAAGTGCAAAGCTTTCCTTTGTTCAATCTGAATTATTACGCCTTTCTGATGAAGCAATTGATCAATTTTTACAAGAAGAACCAAAACTGAAGACCTTCCAAAAGGCGCTTCATGATATAGCTGAGAAAAAACCATACACACTTTCACCAGAACTAGAAGAAACATTAGCAGCGCTTAGTGAAGTACATGGTGCACCATATATGATTTACGGACGCAGTAAGTCTTCCGATATGGAATTCGATTCAATCACTGGGGAAGATGGTTCTGAGTTACCAATGTCCGCTGCATTATATGAAGATCGCTATGAATTAGCTGCAGATAAAAAAACGCGTCGCAATGCGTATGATTCGTTTATTAAGACTTTAAACCAGTATAAAAACACGTTCGCTGCAACATATGCAACCGAGGTAAAGAAACAAGTTACGATGTCACGCCTGCGTTCCTATGATTCGGTTACTGATATGCTTCTTCAACCACAGCAGGTTACCAAGGAAATGTATAACAACCAATTGGATGTTATACAACAAGAGTTAGCACCCCATATGCGTCGTTATGCAAAACTGAAAAAAGAAAAGCTCGGGCTGGATGAGTTACATTTCAGTGACCTGAAAGCACCATTAGACCCAACGTTTAACCCTGAAACAACTTATGAAGAAGCAACGTCTACCATTATTGAAGCACTTGAAATAATGGGTCCTGAATATAGTGAAATCATGAAAAAAGGGATTCATAAACGATGGGTCGATTTATCTGACAATGTGGGTAAACAAACAGGAGCATTTTGTGCAAGTCCATATGGTGTCCATCCCTATATATTAATAACATGGACAGATACCATGCGCGGAGCTTTTGTACTAGCACATGAATTAGGCCATGCCGGACATTTCTTTCTTGCAGGTGAAAATCAATCAATGGTTAATACACGTCCGTCCACTTATTTCGTAGAGGCACCGTCAACCATTAATGAATTACTGCTCGCAAAACATCTACTTCATAAAACAGATGACAAACGTATGAAGCGCTGGGTCATCACACAATTACTTGGGACGTACTACCACAATTTCGTCACCCATTTATTGGAAGGTGAATTCCAACGTAGGGTGTACACATTAGCCGAAGAAGGAACACCATTAACCGCTAATGTATTATCAGAGCAAAAACGAGAAGCCTTAGAAAACTTCTGGGGCGATACGGTAGCATTTGATGAAGGTGCAGGTCTTACCTGGATGCGTCAACCACATTATTATATGGGATTATATCCGTATACGTATTCTGCAGGCTTAACAGTTTCGACTGCAGTTGCTCAGAAAATCGAAACAGAAGGAAAGCCAGCTGTTGACCGCTGGTTAAATGTCCTCAAATCAGGCGGAAGCGAAAAGCCACTTGAACTTATTAAACAAGCAGGTGTCGACATGTCAAAGCCTGATGCAATTAGAGAAGCTGTCGCATATGTTGGCTCACTTGTTGATGAACTGGAGAAAAGCTACGAATAA
- the yhfH gene encoding protein YhfH yields the protein MINVLEFFRNLPKKQCKNCGYDINEKADCYINLCDECDHPAR from the coding sequence ATGATAAATGTTTTAGAATTTTTCAGAAATTTGCCAAAGAAGCAATGCAAGAACTGCGGGTATGACATCAATGAAAAGGCAGATTGCTATATTAACCTTTGTGACGAATGTGATCACCCAGCGCGATAA
- a CDS encoding MBL fold metallo-hydrolase: MKLTVIGCWGGYPAPNGATSSYLIENDNFSLLIDVGSGALSKLQQYKQVSALDAVMVSHYHHDHVADIGVLQYAKLVQSFVEGNKEVLPIYGHAEDKEGFDSLTHHYTKGVSYDPAKGLKIGPFYIRFLQTNHPVPCYGMRITDGSSTIVYTADTSYKEAWIDFARDADLLITDCNFYADQDATKAGHMTSKEGASIAANANVKELLLSHLPQYGDNQQLVQEAKLYFKGDVHLATEGFTWN, encoded by the coding sequence ATGAAATTAACAGTTATCGGATGCTGGGGTGGCTATCCCGCGCCAAATGGTGCAACATCTTCGTATTTAATTGAAAACGATAATTTTTCCTTACTGATTGATGTAGGGAGTGGAGCATTATCCAAGTTACAACAGTATAAACAGGTATCTGCTCTTGATGCAGTCATGGTATCGCATTATCATCATGATCATGTCGCGGACATTGGCGTATTACAGTATGCCAAGCTCGTCCAATCTTTTGTAGAAGGCAATAAGGAAGTTTTACCTATATATGGACATGCTGAGGACAAAGAAGGATTTGATTCCTTGACCCATCACTATACAAAAGGAGTTTCCTATGACCCTGCCAAAGGGTTGAAAATCGGGCCATTTTATATTAGATTTTTACAAACTAATCATCCAGTTCCGTGTTATGGTATGCGGATTACAGATGGCAGCAGCACAATTGTCTATACAGCTGATACAAGTTATAAAGAAGCATGGATTGATTTTGCTAGAGATGCAGATTTGCTCATCACAGACTGCAATTTTTATGCGGACCAAGACGCTACAAAAGCAGGTCATATGACTAGTAAAGAAGGCGCTTCGATTGCGGCAAATGCAAATGTGAAAGAGTTGCTGTTAAGTCATTTGCCACAATATGGCGATAACCAGCAATTAGTTCAGGAAGCGAAGCTATATTTTAAAGGAGATGTACATTTAGCAACAGAGGGATTTACTTGGAATTAA
- a CDS encoding lipoate--protein ligase has translation MKFIDNQGITDPMINLALEEYILENFGEQDTYLLFYINKPSIIIGRNQNSVEEINTDYVDEHGIKVVRRLSGGGAVYHDEQNLNFSFITQDDGESFQNFQKFTQPMVDALNKIGVPAELHGRNDLAAEGRKISGNAMFSTKGRMFSHGTLMLDSEIEHVVSALNVNKEKIKSKGIKSIRSRVANISEFLEEKITMNEFKELILRHVFDVEDVKDVPRHELTEKDWKNIYQISKERYQQWEWNYGKSPSFNIQESHKFDAGLVDVRLDVKKGIIENCKIYGDFFGVGNIQVIEDSLTGVRHERKAIEKALADVDVPHYLGRIAKEDFINLIY, from the coding sequence ATGAAATTTATAGATAATCAAGGTATTACTGATCCAATGATTAATCTTGCATTGGAGGAATATATTTTAGAGAATTTTGGTGAACAAGATACATATTTATTATTCTATATCAATAAGCCATCTATTATAATTGGTAGAAACCAGAACTCTGTTGAGGAGATTAATACGGATTATGTTGACGAACATGGAATAAAAGTTGTACGTCGCTTATCAGGCGGGGGTGCTGTGTATCATGATGAACAGAATTTGAATTTCAGTTTTATAACACAGGATGACGGAGAAAGCTTTCAAAACTTCCAAAAATTCACCCAGCCAATGGTAGATGCTTTAAATAAAATTGGTGTGCCTGCCGAGTTACATGGAAGAAATGACCTTGCTGCGGAAGGGCGTAAAATTTCTGGTAACGCTATGTTTTCAACAAAAGGGCGGATGTTCAGTCATGGAACATTAATGTTGGATTCTGAAATTGAACACGTTGTTTCAGCTTTAAATGTAAATAAGGAAAAAATTAAATCGAAAGGCATCAAATCCATTCGTAGTCGTGTAGCAAATATCTCTGAATTTCTGGAAGAGAAAATTACGATGAACGAATTCAAGGAACTTATTTTGCGGCATGTTTTTGATGTAGAAGATGTAAAGGATGTTCCACGTCATGAATTAACAGAAAAAGATTGGAAAAACATTTACCAAATTTCCAAAGAACGCTATCAGCAATGGGAGTGGAATTATGGTAAGTCTCCATCCTTTAATATTCAGGAATCGCATAAATTCGATGCTGGTTTAGTGGATGTTCGTCTGGATGTAAAAAAAGGGATCATCGAAAACTGTAAAATTTATGGGGACTTCTTTGGTGTTGGAAATATACAAGTTATAGAAGACAGCCTGACTGGTGTGCGTCATGAGCGTAAAGCGATTGAAAAAGCGTTAGCAGATGTAGATGTGCCGCATTATCTTGGTAGAATTGCGAAGGAAGATTTCATTAATTTAATTTACTAA
- a CDS encoding fatty acid--CoA ligase family protein, with translation MNLSDQLSITAKNYPSKTAYVFQDEETSYMELESSVKKFASQLEKLGYQKGDHVALIVGNSPYYIAGLYGALRLGLVVIPINPLYTPHEMSYILNNGDVKAVITMDILLDKFVAIDDQLPKVNHYISCESGAEVDLDNHTLSSKMKSFTVMVQGGSVDYVGPNINEDDAAIILYTSGTTGKPKGAILSHHNLYSNARDVADYLTITREDRVVAALPMFHVFCLTVSLNAPLINGGTVLIMPTFSPSEVFRMTKDHHATVFAGVPTMYNYLLQSAKENKDSFSGIRLCISGGASMPVSLLKDFEQAFDVNISEGYGLSEASPVTCFNPLDRPRKPGSIGRSIIHVENKVVDERGDEVEIGEVGELIVQGPNVMQGYYNFPEETSVALRDGWLYTGDMAQMDDEGYFYIVDRKKDLILVGGYNVYPREVEEVLYSHPNVMEVAVVGVPDPELGEAVRSFVVVSDPTITEEILADFCKEQLVKYKIPTQIEFLDELPKNTTGKILRRSLRDKVTN, from the coding sequence ATGAATTTAAGCGATCAATTATCAATTACTGCAAAGAATTATCCGTCAAAAACTGCTTATGTTTTTCAAGACGAAGAGACGAGCTATATGGAATTAGAAAGTTCCGTAAAAAAGTTTGCTTCACAATTAGAGAAGTTAGGTTATCAAAAAGGGGATCATGTTGCTTTAATTGTTGGGAACAGTCCGTATTATATAGCAGGACTGTACGGGGCACTTCGATTGGGCCTAGTCGTTATACCAATCAATCCATTATATACACCGCATGAAATGAGTTATATTTTAAATAATGGTGATGTTAAAGCTGTTATTACAATGGATATATTACTCGATAAATTTGTCGCCATTGATGATCAGCTACCAAAGGTGAACCATTACATATCCTGTGAATCAGGTGCAGAGGTTGATCTGGATAATCATACCCTTTCCTCTAAAATGAAATCGTTTACAGTGATGGTTCAGGGAGGATCAGTTGATTACGTAGGGCCAAACATAAACGAAGATGATGCGGCCATTATATTATATACTTCTGGGACAACTGGGAAGCCAAAAGGTGCCATTTTATCGCATCATAATTTATACTCCAATGCACGAGACGTTGCAGATTATTTAACAATAACCAGGGAAGACCGGGTTGTTGCAGCTTTACCTATGTTCCATGTTTTTTGTTTAACGGTGTCGTTAAATGCACCGTTAATAAATGGAGGAACTGTTTTAATTATGCCGACATTCTCTCCTTCAGAAGTATTTCGAATGACAAAAGACCATCATGCAACCGTATTTGCCGGTGTACCGACAATGTATAATTATCTATTGCAAAGTGCAAAAGAAAATAAAGATAGTTTTTCCGGAATCCGTTTATGTATTTCTGGCGGAGCATCCATGCCTGTTTCGTTGTTAAAAGATTTTGAACAAGCATTTGATGTAAATATATCAGAAGGGTACGGATTATCAGAAGCAAGCCCAGTTACGTGCTTCAATCCATTAGATCGCCCTCGAAAACCTGGCTCTATTGGAAGAAGTATCATCCATGTTGAAAATAAAGTGGTTGATGAACGTGGTGATGAAGTTGAAATAGGTGAAGTAGGGGAATTAATCGTACAAGGCCCTAATGTGATGCAGGGATACTATAATTTTCCGGAAGAGACCTCTGTTGCACTGAGAGATGGTTGGCTTTATACAGGTGATATGGCTCAGATGGATGATGAGGGATATTTTTATATTGTGGATCGAAAAAAAGATTTGATTCTTGTCGGTGGATATAATGTTTATCCCAGGGAGGTAGAAGAAGTACTATATTCCCATCCAAACGTAATGGAAGTAGCTGTAGTTGGAGTACCAGATCCAGAATTAGGCGAAGCAGTAAGAAGTTTTGTGGTTGTGAGTGATCCCACAATAACAGAAGAGATTTTAGCTGACTTTTGTAAAGAACAATTGGTAAAATATAAAATTCCAACTCAGATTGAATTTCTAGATGAATTACCGAAAAACACGACAGGAAAAATTCTCAGAAGAAGTCTTCGGGACAAAGTAACCAATTAA
- a CDS encoding competence protein ComK — MIKDFNTPSCEITPMTMAIIPKLDRNGLSALIVEEDLEYVVDSPPSKIIEAACKFFGVSLQGRKEGARNISGITHKAPISVAPSSGIYFFPTAAPTNHKCSWLSHSHIDRVDKAENNCAEITFTNGRKITLDVSKGSIQNQVNRTAQYRYLLDSRFKYLNRNRTEVVADPSLPNSP; from the coding sequence ATGATTAAAGATTTTAATACTCCATCATGTGAAATTACCCCTATGACAATGGCAATTATACCGAAACTGGATAGAAATGGATTATCTGCTTTGATAGTAGAAGAAGACCTAGAGTATGTTGTTGACTCTCCTCCGAGCAAAATTATAGAAGCTGCTTGTAAGTTTTTTGGAGTTAGCCTACAAGGAAGAAAAGAAGGTGCACGTAATATTTCTGGAATTACACACAAAGCACCAATCTCCGTTGCTCCTTCTAGTGGAATATATTTTTTTCCTACAGCCGCACCAACGAACCACAAGTGCTCATGGCTATCTCATTCCCATATTGATCGAGTAGATAAAGCGGAAAATAATTGTGCCGAAATAACGTTTACTAATGGAAGGAAAATAACGCTTGATGTTTCTAAAGGTTCCATACAGAATCAAGTGAACCGCACGGCGCAATATCGTTATTTACTGGATAGTCGATTTAAGTATTTGAATAGAAATCGGACTGAAGTGGTGGCAGATCCCTCTTTACCGAATTCACCATAA
- a CDS encoding TVP38/TMEM64 family protein, with protein MYVMNITDPTSWRTIIEKEGLEAFIMELLGEYESLGPIPGFVLTFIESFLPFLPLIAFVIANAAAYGLLKGFLVSWSATSIGSIIVFLIFRKLRNKRWVRKISENKQVKKVTVWVENHGFGPLFLLLCFPFSPSSIINIVAALSNISVHQFILAVLLGKTVMVFSIAYIGSSIMEFAQNPFRTIIVGLCIILFWIIGKYFEKLLQKKSIPDENPYN; from the coding sequence ATGTACGTAATGAACATCACTGATCCAACTAGTTGGAGAACGATCATTGAAAAAGAGGGACTAGAAGCATTCATTATGGAATTACTGGGTGAGTATGAGAGCTTAGGACCGATTCCAGGGTTTGTACTAACGTTTATTGAATCGTTTTTGCCTTTTTTGCCATTGATTGCATTTGTTATTGCAAACGCTGCGGCATATGGATTATTGAAAGGGTTTCTTGTCTCATGGAGTGCTACGAGTATTGGTTCAATTATCGTATTTCTCATTTTTCGAAAACTAAGAAACAAGCGTTGGGTTAGAAAAATAAGTGAAAATAAGCAAGTAAAAAAGGTAACGGTTTGGGTAGAAAACCATGGATTTGGCCCACTCTTTTTATTGTTATGCTTCCCGTTTTCACCTTCTTCCATTATTAATATTGTTGCTGCTCTTTCAAATATCAGTGTGCACCAATTTATTTTAGCTGTATTGCTAGGGAAGACTGTCATGGTTTTTTCGATAGCATATATTGGTTCAAGTATAATGGAATTTGCTCAAAATCCGTTTCGAACAATTATAGTAGGTCTGTGTATTATATTATTTTGGATAATAGGTAAATATTTTGAAAAATTATTGCAAAAGAAATCTATACCTGATGAAAACCCCTATAATTAG
- the lepB gene encoding signal peptidase I gives MKNINYRSIIIVTTFAIVLAISFRSFLFASYVVDGKSMEPTLNDGNLLMVNKFIYELHEVDRFDVIVFQKNKQDAYVKRVVGLPGDEIEYKADEFYVNGEYREESFLDSSIVQASDTPPNTDDFTLTEKTGRDEVPEGKLFVMGDNRDSSLDSRSFGFISMEQLVGKVDVKYWPLTQASFTLGK, from the coding sequence ATGAAAAATATTAATTACCGCAGTATTATAATTGTAACTACTTTCGCGATCGTGTTAGCGATCTCTTTCCGATCGTTTTTATTTGCAAGTTATGTAGTCGATGGGAAATCGATGGAGCCGACCTTAAATGACGGAAATTTATTAATGGTCAATAAATTTATTTACGAATTACATGAAGTTGATCGCTTTGATGTGATTGTATTTCAGAAAAATAAACAGGACGCCTATGTAAAGCGGGTAGTTGGTTTGCCTGGTGATGAGATCGAATATAAGGCTGATGAGTTTTATGTGAATGGTGAATATAGGGAGGAATCTTTCCTTGATTCATCTATTGTACAGGCTAGTGATACACCGCCAAATACAGATGATTTTACATTAACAGAAAAAACGGGAAGGGATGAAGTTCCAGAAGGAAAGCTTTTTGTTATGGGAGATAATCGTGATTCCAGTCTAGATAGTAGATCTTTTGGGTTTATATCGATGGAACAACTTGTTGGAAAAGTTGATGTAAAATATTGGCCACTTACTCAAGCGAGTTTTACCCTTGGCAAATAG